One segment of Arvicanthis niloticus isolate mArvNil1 chromosome 5, mArvNil1.pat.X, whole genome shotgun sequence DNA contains the following:
- the LOC117709181 gene encoding uncharacterized protein LOC117709181 translates to MDVMLENYRNLLFVENHPICGNYKKVLDEDTLYIVHEPVNIQEKSSKCNELSKSIHDSTQSTPHKTNHRDASLQFSNLKIPKTGNTKDVCKYKECANSLNVCSLISLNHGIHIGKKEQNRNTEFDEVFLSKHKPLLKKHSSGVKPYRGSEPNQGFTQRDCLQSQESIYPGKKPHKCSECEKSFKHKFNLRMHQRFHTRGKLYKCSECDKCFAQKSHLSSHQRIHTGDKPYRCSECDKCFTVKGNLRIHKRMHTGEKPYRCSDCDKCFARQSHLITHQRIHTGEKPYKCSECVKCFSSKSHLSTHLRMHTGDKPYKCKECDKCFTEKGNLKIHQRIHTGEKPYKCRECEKCFAQLSHLSAHQRIHTGEKPYKCRECDKCFTEKGSLKIHQRIHTGEKPYKCTECDKWFTAKSRLKIHQRIHTGEKPYRCSECDKCFPSTSHLSTHLRMHTGDKPYKCRECDKCFTEKGNLKIHQRIHTGEKPYKCRECQKCFAQLSHLSAHQRIHTGEKPYKCHECDKYFSRIGSLRRHQRSHTLDKTYK, encoded by the exons ATGgatgtgatgttggagaattacagGAATCTATTGTTTGTGG aaaatcaccCCATATGTGGAAATTATAAGAAGGTCTTGGATGAAGACACACTGTACATTGTCCATGAGCCTGTGAATATCCAAGAGAAGTCTTCTAAATGCAATGAACTTAGCAAAAGTATTCATGATTCTACCCAAAGTACACCTCATAAAACTAACCACAGAGATGCATCTCTTCAATTCTCAAACCTAAAGATACCTAAAACTGGGAACACCAAAGATGTTTGCAAGTATAAAGAATGTGCAAACAGTTTAAATGTATGTTCACTCATTAGTCTGAATCACGGAATCcacataggaaagaaagaacagaatagaAATACAGAATTTGATGAGGTTTTTCTCTCTAAACATAAACCATTGCTGAAGAAACACAGTAGTGGAGTGAAGCCTTACAGAGGTAGTGAACCTAACCAGGGCTTTACCCAGAGAGACTGTCTTCAAAGTCAGGAGAGCATTTATCCAGGAAAGAAACCtcacaaatgtagtgaatgtgaaaaatcttttaaacataaattcaATCTTAGGATGCATCAGAGATTTCATACACGAGGAAAACTTTACAAATGCAGTGAATGTGACAAGTGCTTTGCCCAAAAATCCCATCTTAGTAGTCATCAGCGAATTCATACTGGTGATAAGCCTTATAggtgtagtgaatgtgacaaatgctttactgtAAAAGGCAATCTGAGAATTCATAAGAGAAtgcatacaggagagaaaccttacagatgtagtgACTGTGACAAATGCTTTGCCAGGCAATCGCATCTTATTACTcaccagagaattcatacaggagagaaaccttacaaatgtagtgaatgtgtcAAATGCTTTTCCAGTAAATCCCATCTTAGTACTCATCTGAGAATGcatacaggagacaaaccttacaaatgtaaagaatgtgacaaatgctttacagAAAAAGGCAATCTgaaaattcatcagagaattcatacaggagagaaaccttacaaatgcagaGAATGTGAAAAATGCTTTGCCCAACTATCACATCTCAGTgctcatcagagaattcatacaggagagaaaccttacaaatgtagagaatgtgacaaatgctttactgaaaAAGGCAGTCTgaaaattcatcagagaattcatacaggagaaaaaccttacaaatgcactGAATGTGACAAATGGTTTACTGCAAAAAGTAGACTgaaaattcatcagagaattcatacaggagaaaaaccttacagatgtagtgaatgtgacaaatgctttccCAGTACATCCCATCTTAGTACACATCTGAGAATGcatacaggagacaaaccttacaaatgtagagaatgtgacaaatgctttactgaaaAAGGCAATCTgaaaattcatcagagaattcatacaggagaaaaaccttacaaatgcagaGAATGTCAAAAATGCTTTGCCCAACTATCACATCTTAGTGCTCATCagagaatccatacaggagagaaaccttacaaatgccaTGAATGTGACAAATACTTTAGCCGTATAGGTAGTCTCAGAAGGCATCAGAGAAGTCATACATTAGATAAAACTTACAAATAA